The sequence GAATGGCTGGGTCCGCTGCCAACGGAGCGTCCCATCCCTTCGTCCAATCGGGCGGCGTTTTCCATGCGAACGAATCTCCACCGCCCGGTCATCTCGGCGAGATGACCCTACCTCCAGAGGCGGGCCGTAGAGGTAGGGTCGCACCGCCGGGGCGACCGGGGCAAATGGCCGCGTCCGCTGCCAACGGAGCGTCCCATCCGTTCGTCCAATCGGGCGGCGTGTTTCTTGCGAACGAATCTCCCCCGCCCGGTCATCTCGGCGAGATGACCCTACCCCGCCTTCGCCGCCTTCTTCCTCGCGGCCTTCTTCCCGCTGCGGTCGGGCAGGCTCGGGCCGTCCACCCACGTTCCCTCGACCAGGATCTGGCGGAAGATCTTCGGAATGCCGCGGGCACCGTCGTTGATGATCGAGTTCAGCATCAGCAGGCCCACCCGGCCGATCTCCTCGGGTTGCTGGTTGATGCCGGACTCGCACTTCGCGTCGAGAATGCTGGTGACCGCGAGGGCCACGTCGTCCGGCACCTTCAGCCCGGCCTTGGCGATGAGGTCCACGCAGCCCATGTCATCGGTGAAGATCGCGTCCGGCTGTTGCTCGTCGTACCACGACTTGAAGCGCGCGGTGACATCGCTGGATTGGGTGGGGGAGTCGGTGACGAAGACGCTGAGGCGGTCCTCCTGTGGAATGAAACGCTGGGCCGCGAGATAGCCGGCTTCGAACAGGTGGCCGCGCATCAGCGCGTCGGATTCATTGGTCACGAACGCGACGCGGCGGTAACCGCGTTCACGGATTTTCTCGAAGGCGAGCATCGTGTTCGCCACTTGGTCGGCGGTGACGAGGTGGCTGCGCGGGTTCGAGAGCGAGCGCCCGAAGCGCACCACGGAGTAGTGTTGCCACGGGAAGTCCTGCCAATCCGGCCGCGGCTTCTGCGGGGGAATCAGCAGGCCGTGGATGCCGCGGGCCTGGAGCACCTGGTGGAGGCGCTGCGGCGTCATGTCCCGGCCCATGCGGAATTCCTCGAGGCGGTAGCCGAATTTCGCCGCCGCGGTGCTGGCTCCCTGCCAATAGGCGTCGAACTCGCGGTAGCTGCGCAGCTTGTCCGGTTCCGGCCAGGCATTGATCCAGGCGAGGCAGGAGGTGATCGGGGAATCGGTTTTCGCGCGGCGGTAGTGCGCCAGCGCGGCGAGCATCGGGTCCGGCCGGTAGCCCATCTCCTCGGCGGTCTCCTTGATCTTGATGCGCAGCGCCTCGGAGATGCGCGGATGGTTCCGCAGCGCCAGCGAGACGGTGGCATGGCTCACGCCGATGTGCTTCGCGATGTCACGGATGCTGACGCGGCCTTGGGGTGGTTCCTGGGACATGGCGGTAATGGGGCGGGAAATCGAAACGAGGGGCACTCTACTCAGGTTCCGGCGGTTTGATAACGAGGAACCATGAATGGTTACCACTGTAACTGGGGAGTCGCTAGCGATTAAGGACATGGGATGGCTACAGGTGGATCACGTTCGATCAAAAATAGCCATTTGAGTGATTCTGGGTTGTTTTTGGTTTGTGTTAGAAATCGAAGAATAAACCCCGATTGGAACCGGATTCCCCCATTTGTTGACCCATGAAACCCTCGAAACTTACAAAATTTCTGATGAAATCCAATCTTGGATTCCTGTGCTGGTGTGCAGTTATCGGCATGGAGGCGGGTGGCGTGGCTTCTGCCGCCACGGTGACGTGGGACGGTGAAGGCGGGGTGTGGTTCTCGGTGGCGGCGAACTGGAGCGGCGACGTCGTCCCGGTGGCCGGGGACGCGCTGGTGTTCAGCGGAAACGGCAGCTACCTCGCCAGCAGCGGCGCGCTGTACACCGGAGCGGTGGTGGTGGGTGCGACCAACGACTTGGCCGCGGGCACGGTGTTCAACGGCATTTCGTTCGACTCCCGCTGGCAGGGCAACCGCGTGCAGGGCAACCAAATCACGCTCGGCGGGGACATCGCGAATGGCCACCGCCTGATTCCGCAGATCATCTCCGCGCCGCTGGCCCTCAATGCCACCCGCACGGTGGACGTGTCCTCGCAGTTCAGCACGCTGACGCTCTCCGGCATCGTGTCCGAAACGGTGGCCGGATCCGGCCTCACGAAGACCGGCAGCGGCCTGCTGGTGCTTTCCGCGGTGAACACCTACACCGGCGCGGTCGCGGTGAATGGCGGCACGCTTTCGATCGGAGCGGACACCGGTCTCGGCACGGTGCCGGGCGCGGCCACTCCCGCCAGCATCACGCTCAATGGCGGCGCGTTGCGTTCCACCGCCAGCATCACGCTCAACGCGAACCGCGGGATCGCGCTCGGAGCCTCCGGCGGCACGATCGATGCGAACAACGCGATCGTTTACAACGGCATCCTCGCGGGCAGCGGCGGCCTGGTGAAGACCGGGGCGAACACGCTCACGCTCGGGGCCGCCAGCAGCTACACCGGCACCACCACCGTCAACCAGGGCATCCTGAAACTCGACTTCAGCCAAGCGGGTGCTCCGGCTTCGAACATCCTCGGCGGCGCGCTGGTGCTCGATGGCCTCAGCTCCGCCCTCAACGGCAGCACGTCCTCCACCACCGCGAACCCGACGCTCAATGTCACCAGTGGCAGCGCGCTGGCGAACAGCCAGACCTTCAGCGGCACGACGATCAACGGCGGCCAGCAGAGCATCAGCACCACCCAGACCGCGGGCGGCACCGTGCTGCTCAACCTCGGCGCGATCACGCATAACGCGGGCGTGGTGAACTTCTCGCTCGCGGGAGCCTTCTCGTCCGGCGTCAACGCCATCACCACCACCACCGCCAATGCCGCCTCCGGCATCCTCGGCGGCTGGGCCTCGATCAATGGCGCGGATTACGCCGCCAACGATGGCGCGAACAATCTGGTGGCCTACACCGGCTACGTGGTGCTCGGGAACGCCGCCACCATCGGCAGCCTCGCCACCAGCAACGTCCAGACCCAGGCGACCGGCGCGATCGGGCTCTCCACGGCGAACGCGGCGACCACCGACATCAACACGCTGAGTTCCTCCACCGCCTCCACCGGCGCGAAGACGGTGACGGTCGGCACGGCGGGCACCGGCAGCACCGGCGTGCTGCGCCTCGGCGCGGATGGCGGCCTGCTGCTCGGCAGTGGCAGCGGTACCCTCACGATCGGCAACGTGGCGAACAACGGCACTCTCACCGCCGGTGGCGCGGACAACACCGCGGGCGTCCTCCACCTCATCAACCACAGCACCGCGGGCAACCTTACTATCAACTCGAAGATCGCGGACAACGGCACCGGCGCGGTGTCGCTGCGGGTCGGCACCTACGCCACTCCGGCGATCAACACGGTGCTCACGCTCAACGGCACCAACACCTTTACCGGCGGCATCGTGTTGAACGGCGGCCGCCTCGCGGGCACCCCGGCCGGTTTCAGCTCCGGAGCCATCACGGTGCGGAATGGCGCGCAGGCCTACCTTACGGGCACCGGCACCTACACCAACGACTTCAACCTCGCGGGCAACGGCACCAACACCGCTGACACCAACTCGGCCCTCCGCTTCCAGGGCAACTCCGTCTCCGGGAAGATCACGCTGATCGGCGACACCAACATCGCCCTGCGCAACTCCACAGGTAACGCCATCTCCGGCCAGATCACCGGCGGCTACAACCTGACCATCACCGGCGCGGGCGCGACCGGCGGCAACATCACCCTTTCCAACACCGCGAACAACTGGACCGGCAACTTCACCGTGGACACCGAGACGGTGAAGCTCGGCGCCTCCGAGGTGATCCCGAACGGATCAGGCGCGGGCAGTGTGATCGTGACCGGCAACGCGGCATCGATTCTGGACCTGAACGGGTTCAACGAAACGATCAACGGCCTCGCCGCAACCGGCGCGAACGGTTTCATCCAGAACAGCGCGGCCTCCACCACCTCCACGCTCACGATCGGCGATGCCGGCATCAGTTCCCAATACGAGGGCGTGATCCGGGACAACGCGGGCACCGGTGGTGTCCTCGCGCTGGTGAAGACCGGCGCGGGCAACATCCAGCTCGCCGGCAACAACACCTTCACCGGTGGCGTCACCGTGAAGGCGGGCATCCTTTATGGCGGCACCGGCGGCGCGGCCTCCACGCCCTTCGGAGCGGTCACCAGCACTCTCACGCTGGGGGATACCACCGGCACCGCTTCGGCCACCCTGCGCCAGAGCAACACCGGTAAGACGCTCGCGCACCCGATCACGGTGGTCGCGGGCAGCAGCGGCACGAAGACCCTCGACACGCTCGGCGGCGGCCAGACCTTCACCTACTCCGGTGCGGTCACCCTCAATGACTCCGTGACCGTGGCGACCTACGCGGGCAACTCGAACGTGATGGCCCTTAGCGGTGCGATCACCGGCACCGGCGCGGTGAATATTATCGGCTTGCCGAAGGGCGGGAACGTGAACATCAGCGGCGTGGTCGCGGGAGCGAACACCGGCATCGTCATGAGCGGCACCGGCACGATGGTCCTCTCCGGCCAGAGCACCTTCACCGGCGCGGTCACCGTGAACTCCGGCACCCTCCAGGGCGGGGCGTCGGCGGTGAACAACGGCACCACCGGTCCATTCGGCAATGTCTCCGCGGGCGGTCGCTCGATCGCGGTCAACACCGGTGGCACGCTGCTGTTCTCCAGCAGCAACGTCTTCGGCAACAACACCGTGGCCGATTCCGCCCTGCCGGCCATCGCGGTGAACGGCGGCACCCTCCGCACCACCCGCTACGCCACCGTCGGCGAGCTGGATCTGAGCAACGGCGCGACGGTGACCAATACCGCCACCGACACCGGCAACTACCAGTCGCTCGCCCTGCGCGGCGCGGTGGTCGTGTCCGGTTCCGCTGCTTCCAGCATCGTGGCGACGGCGACCTCTGCCACCCAGTATGGCTATCACCTCGGCGCGAGCACCTCGTTCAGCGTCGCGGATGTCACCGGTTCCAGCGCCACGGACCTCACCATATCCGCCGCGCTGCGCAACCAGTCCGGCGACTTCGCGAACGCCGCGGGTGGCCTCACGAAGTCCGGCGCGGGCACGATGGCGCTCACCGGCGCGAACACCTACACCGGTGCCACCACCGTGAGCGCGGGCACCTTGCTCGTGGATGGAAGCACCGCCGCGGGCAGCGCGGTGAGCGTGGCAGCCTCCGGTACGCTGGGCGGCACCGGTACTGTCGGCGGCGCTGTCACCGCCGCGGGCAAGATCGCCCCGGGCGACACCGGCACCGGCACGCTGACCACCGGCAACGCGGCTTTGACCGGCACGCTGGCCGTCCAGGTGGATGGCGCGGCCACCGACAAGCTCCAGGTGAACGGCAACCTCGATCTCACCGGAGCCACCCTCAATGTCAGCGTGCTCGGCGGCGGCTTCACGGCCGCGTCCTATGTCATCGCCGAATACACCGGCACGCTCACCGGCACCTTTGCCAGTGTGCCGTCCGGCTACGCGGTGGCCTACAACGCGGGGACGGGCGGCAAGCAGCTCATCCTCACGCAGGTGGCGAGCGCCTACAACGACTGGGCGACTTCGAACCTGTTGGACGGCACCAACAACGGTCCGTCCCAAGATCCGGACCACGACGGCATTTCGAACCTGCTCGAGTTCGTGCTGGGCGGCAATCCGCTCTCGGCTTCCTCAGACGTGCTGCCGGTGCAGATGTTGGACAACGATTACCTGTGGTTCATGTTCTCGCGGAACGGGATTTCGAAGACCGATTCGACGCTGGTGGTGCAATGGAGCACCGACATGGCGACGTGGACGGACATCGCGGTCGGCATCGAGTCGTCGGGGGATGGCACGGTGACGGTGAGTGATCCATACGTCACGGTGAAGATCCCGCGGACCCACGCGGTGAATGGCAGGCTGTTCGCCCGTCTGAAGGCGACGCGCTGAGACGGCACGGATTTCCAGGCGGGGTGCGTTCGTTGCGATGAGCGCGTCCCGCTCCGTGGTCTCTGGAGGCGGGGTGAGTGCTGCGGACGGAATTCCCCGCTGGTGATCTCGGCGAGAGTATTCTGCCGTTTCCTCATTTGGTTTCCGTGGTAAGCGCGTGGAAGGCTTGTAGTTATTGGCCTTTCCGGCGTCGCAAACGTCCCATGATGCCCGTTCATCGTCGAAACGGATTTCCATGTTTACCAGTGATACTAGGGGGTGGGTTGGAGGAAGCGGAGGGTAGGGGGATGGTGCGAGGCATAGAGCTGGAATCCGAGCCCGCCCCTCGTGCCAGCGCCCCCGATCCCACCACACGACCACCATGAAACCCAAGCGCATCGCGTTCTCCCTCCTCACCACCTTCTCCCTGGCTTGCAGCCTGGTGCCCGCGGCACGCGCGGCGAACATCACCTTCACGCTCACGCCGACCACCGGCACGTGGAGCACGGACACCTGGTCGACCGCGATCAACACGATCGCCGCCGGTGACATCGCGGAGAGCAACACGGTGGCCAGCACCAGCACGGCGCTCGATACTCCGGTCACGCTCGGCCAGCTCCAGACCGGCACCACCGCCGGGGCGATCTGGTCCCTCACCGGCACCGCGAACACCATCACCCTGAACGGCACCGGCCTGACCTCGAACGCCTTCGGAAACGCCGGCGTGGCCGCCATCGTTTCCCGCAATACCGGCGGAAACCTCACCGTCGCCCCGCCGCTGAGCTTCGGTGCCACGGTGCTCGACGCGGGCACGACCAGCACCGGCACGCTGACCCTTTCCGGCGGCCTCACCGCCACCGCGGCGCAGACGCTGAACATCCGCAACAACGGCACCGGCGGCACCACCATCTCCGGCCCGGTCGGTGCGACCGGCAGCGCGATTTCCATCGCGAACCGCGGCACCAGCACCGGTACCACGGTCATTTCCGGCGCGCTCGGTGCGAACGTCGCCAGCGTCACCCAGAACAGCACCACCTCCGCGCTCACCCTTTCCGGCGCGAACGCCTCGTTCGTGGGTTCGGTCAGCGTGGTGACCGGCACGCTCAACACCGGCTCCACCGGCTCGCTCGGCGGAACCACCTCGCTCTCCCTCAATGGCGGCACCGCGATCAATGCCACGGTGGCTGGCGTGACCAGCGCGGGCAATCCCACCATCGCGCTCAACGGCAACGTCACCTACAACGGCAACACGCTGAACCTCGGCACCGGCGCGGTGACGCTCTCCGGCCTGAACGTCGGCATCATCACCAACTCGACGAACAACCTCACGATCGGCGGCAACATCAGCGGCTCCTCGTCGCTCACGAAGAACGCGCAGAGCAACGGCTCCTTCACCAACATGGGCGCGCTGGTGCTCAATGGCACCAACTCCTACACCGGCGGCACCATCATCCAGCAGGGCCAGATCCAGTTCGGCTCCGCCGCCTCCATCCCCGCCACCGGCAGCGTGCTGCTCGCCCCGCTCGCCGTGAACTCGGTGAACTACGAGGGTGCCGCCGCGATCTTCAACTTCGGCTTCACCCAGACCGAGCTCAACAAGCTCTCCACCGCCTCCGTCGGCATCGCCGGTCTCGGCGCGAACAACGCCAGCGCGCTCGATTTCACGAACTACCCCACCGTCAGCCTCGGCACCCAGGGGAACTTCACCTACAGCGGCACGCTCACGCCGTGGTCGAACGGCACCACCGCCACCTACTATCTCGGTGGTAGCGGCAACCAGGCGGCGAACGCGAACAGCGTGCTCACCGTTTCCTCCGTGCTCGGAAACGCGGGCTCCATCGCCACCGGCCTCACCGTCGAT comes from Luteolibacter sp. LG18 and encodes:
- a CDS encoding LacI family DNA-binding transcriptional regulator, producing MSQEPPQGRVSIRDIAKHIGVSHATVSLALRNHPRISEALRIKIKETAEEMGYRPDPMLAALAHYRRAKTDSPITSCLAWINAWPEPDKLRSYREFDAYWQGASTAAAKFGYRLEEFRMGRDMTPQRLHQVLQARGIHGLLIPPQKPRPDWQDFPWQHYSVVRFGRSLSNPRSHLVTADQVANTMLAFEKIRERGYRRVAFVTNESDALMRGHLFEAGYLAAQRFIPQEDRLSVFVTDSPTQSSDVTARFKSWYDEQQPDAIFTDDMGCVDLIAKAGLKVPDDVALAVTSILDAKCESGINQQPEEIGRVGLLMLNSIINDGARGIPKIFRQILVEGTWVDGPSLPDRSGKKAARKKAAKAG
- a CDS encoding autotransporter-associated beta strand repeat-containing protein — protein: MKSNLGFLCWCAVIGMEAGGVASAATVTWDGEGGVWFSVAANWSGDVVPVAGDALVFSGNGSYLASSGALYTGAVVVGATNDLAAGTVFNGISFDSRWQGNRVQGNQITLGGDIANGHRLIPQIISAPLALNATRTVDVSSQFSTLTLSGIVSETVAGSGLTKTGSGLLVLSAVNTYTGAVAVNGGTLSIGADTGLGTVPGAATPASITLNGGALRSTASITLNANRGIALGASGGTIDANNAIVYNGILAGSGGLVKTGANTLTLGAASSYTGTTTVNQGILKLDFSQAGAPASNILGGALVLDGLSSALNGSTSSTTANPTLNVTSGSALANSQTFSGTTINGGQQSISTTQTAGGTVLLNLGAITHNAGVVNFSLAGAFSSGVNAITTTTANAASGILGGWASINGADYAANDGANNLVAYTGYVVLGNAATIGSLATSNVQTQATGAIGLSTANAATTDINTLSSSTASTGAKTVTVGTAGTGSTGVLRLGADGGLLLGSGSGTLTIGNVANNGTLTAGGADNTAGVLHLINHSTAGNLTINSKIADNGTGAVSLRVGTYATPAINTVLTLNGTNTFTGGIVLNGGRLAGTPAGFSSGAITVRNGAQAYLTGTGTYTNDFNLAGNGTNTADTNSALRFQGNSVSGKITLIGDTNIALRNSTGNAISGQITGGYNLTITGAGATGGNITLSNTANNWTGNFTVDTETVKLGASEVIPNGSGAGSVIVTGNAASILDLNGFNETINGLAATGANGFIQNSAASTTSTLTIGDAGISSQYEGVIRDNAGTGGVLALVKTGAGNIQLAGNNTFTGGVTVKAGILYGGTGGAASTPFGAVTSTLTLGDTTGTASATLRQSNTGKTLAHPITVVAGSSGTKTLDTLGGGQTFTYSGAVTLNDSVTVATYAGNSNVMALSGAITGTGAVNIIGLPKGGNVNISGVVAGANTGIVMSGTGTMVLSGQSTFTGAVTVNSGTLQGGASAVNNGTTGPFGNVSAGGRSIAVNTGGTLLFSSSNVFGNNTVADSALPAIAVNGGTLRTTRYATVGELDLSNGATVTNTATDTGNYQSLALRGAVVVSGSAASSIVATATSATQYGYHLGASTSFSVADVTGSSATDLTISAALRNQSGDFANAAGGLTKSGAGTMALTGANTYTGATTVSAGTLLVDGSTAAGSAVSVAASGTLGGTGTVGGAVTAAGKIAPGDTGTGTLTTGNAALTGTLAVQVDGAATDKLQVNGNLDLTGATLNVSVLGGGFTAASYVIAEYTGTLTGTFASVPSGYAVAYNAGTGGKQLILTQVASAYNDWATSNLLDGTNNGPSQDPDHDGISNLLEFVLGGNPLSASSDVLPVQMLDNDYLWFMFSRNGISKTDSTLVVQWSTDMATWTDIAVGIESSGDGTVTVSDPYVTVKIPRTHAVNGRLFARLKATR